One window of Siniperca chuatsi isolate FFG_IHB_CAS linkage group LG15, ASM2008510v1, whole genome shotgun sequence genomic DNA carries:
- the uggt1 gene encoding UDP-glucose:glycoprotein glucosyltransferase 1 isoform X2, which translates to MNAGSYEAGFGVGLRMWLLWVLLLSVLSAVSEGADSKAVTTTLTTKWADTPLLLEASEFLAEESQEKFWDFVEANQNIEGAHDDTDQAYYDLIVKKASALLSSVQVNMLKFALSLRAYSATVHSFQQIASNEPPPSGCSAFFNVHGEKTCDAESLAELLKTAPERPKPYLFKGDHKYSGSNPDAPVVILYAEFGKPDFQRLHQIISSKVNEGLATYVLRHYISNPSGKKVYLSGYGVELAIKSQEYKAKDDTQVQEAEVNATVIGENDPVDEVQGFLFGKLKAVYPELKEQLKELRKHLVESTNEMAPLKVWQMQDLSFQTAARILAAPAVDALNVMKDLSQNFPNKARSITRTVVNSEIRKEIGENQKFFKGTLGLQPGDSALFINGLHIDLDTQDIFSVFEVLRSEARVMEGLRSLHIETPYIHDILKLNVQPSDSDYAVDIRNPAISWINNLETDHRYSSWPYNVQELLRPTFPGVIRQIRKNFHNLVIILDPTQENAAELLSVAEMFYANNIPLRIGLVFVVSDEDDIDGMQDAGVALVRAYNYISDEVDSQSAFEAVISMFNQVPIGGQLSVGDVVKVLEKRFPYVEVSSVLGADSSYDSNRKDGRAYYEQTGVGPLPVVMYNGIPYQREQLDPDELETVTMQKILETTSFYQRAVYLGELATDHDVVDFIMNQPNVVPRINPRVLSTSRTYLDLSDTNNHFVDDYARFSTLDTKEKSTAVANSMNYMTKKDDGYIRPVTFWVVGDFDKPSGRQLLYDAIRHMKTSNNVRLGMISNPSAVLSTETSRVARAIWAAMQTQSANNAKNFITKMAKEETAAALEKGVDIGEFAVGGMDVSLFKDAYESPKFDFLLSHAAYCRDVLKLKKGQKAVISNGRIIGPLDEEEVFNQDDFLLLESIILKTSGERIKSKVQQFGIEDDRASDLVMKVDALLSSQPKGEARVEYDFADDRYSAVKIRPKEGDVYFDVVAVVDPVTRDAQKLAPLLVVLKQLVNVNLRVFMNCQSKLSEMPLKSFYRHVLEPEVVFQADGSFSPGPMAKFLDMPQSPLFTLNLNTPESWMVESVHTRYDLDNIYLQEVENIVAAEYELEHLLLEGHCFDVSSGQPPRGLQFTLGTTSEPVIVDTIVMANLGYFQLKANPGAWILKMRKGRSDEIYKIYSHDGTDSPPDSDDIVVVLNNFKSRIIKVKVQKKPDKFNEELLSDVAEENDAGFWKSLTRGFTGGGKTEELKQEKDDVINIFSVASGHLYERFLRIMMLSVLKNTKTPVKFWFLKNYLSPTFKEFIPHMAKQYGFQYELVQYKWPRWLHQQTEKQRIIWGYKILFLDVLFPLAVDKILFVDADQIVRTDLKDLRDFDLEGAPYGYTPFCESRREMDGYRFWKSGYWASHLAGRKYHISALYVVDLKKFRKIAAGDRLRGQYQGLSQDPNSLSNLDQDLPNNMIHQVPIKSLPQEWLWCETWCDDSTKKSAKTIDLCNNPMTKEPKLQAAVRIVAEWTDYDQEIKRMQTRVQERLNHTTKQQSTDAHTEL; encoded by the exons ATGAATGCAGGAAGCTACGAAGCCGGCTTCG GTGTAGGCTTGAGGATGTGGCTTCTGTGGGTCCTGCTGCTGTCGGTGCTCTCTGCAGTGTCTGAGGGTGCAGACTCCAAGGCTGTCACCACCACCCTCACAACCAAATGGGCAGATACTcctctgctgctggaggccag tgAGTTCTTGGCAGAGGAGAGCCAGGAGAAGTTCTGGGACTTTGTGGAGGCCAATCAGAACATAGAAGGAGCGCATGATG ACACAGATCAGGCCTACTATGACCTGATTGTGAAGAAAGCCAGTGCCTTGCTCAGCTCCGTCCAGGTGAACATGCTTAAGTTCGCCCTCTCCCTGAGAGCCTACTCTGCCACAGTACACTCCTTCCAGCAG atAGCGTCCAATGAGCCTCCTCCATCTGGCTGCTCAGCATTTTTCAACGTCCATGGAGAAAAGACGTGTGATGCAGAAAGTTTAGCAGAATTGCTGAAAACAGCCCCTGAGAG gCCGAAGCCATACCTCTTCAAAGGTGATCACAAATACTCAGGATCAAATCCAGATGCTCCTGTTGTCATTCTGTATGCCGAGTTTGGGAAACCAGATTTCCAGAGGCTTCACCAAATCATATCATCCAAAGTCAATGAAGGCCTGGCGACTTATGTGCTCCGTCATTACATATCT AATCCAAGTGGAAAGAAAGTCTATCTGTCTGGGTATGGAGTGGAGCTGGCCATCAAAAGCCAGGAGTACAAGGCAAAGGACGACACACAAGTCCAag AGGCGGAGGTGAATGCTACAGTGATCGGAGAGAATGATCCAGTGGACGAGGTCCAGGGATTCCTTTTTGGCAAACTGAA GGCCGTCTACCCAGAGCTGAAAGAACAGTTAAAGGAGTTGAGGAAACATTTAGTAGAAAGCACCAATGAAATGGCACCTCTGAAAGTCTGGCAAATGCAAG ATCTGAGTTTCCAGACAGCAGCCCGCATTCTTGCTGCTCCCGCTGTTGATGCCCTCAACGTCATGAAAGACCTCAGTCAGAACTTCCCTAACAAAGCCAG GTCCATCACAAGAACAGTGGTCAACTCTGAGATCCGCAAGGAGATTGGCGAGAACCAAAAG TTTTTCAAAGGAACTCTGGGCCTGCAGCCTGGGGATTCAGCCCTGTTCATCAACGGGCTGCATATAGATCTGGACACACAAGACATTTTCAG TGTGTTTGAGGTGCTGCGCAGTGAGGCGAGGGTGATGGAGGGACTGCGCTCCCTACATATCGAGACGCCCTACATCCACGACATCCTGAAGCTCAACGTCCAGCCATCTGACTCAGACTACGCTGTTGACATCCGCAACCCCGCCATCAGT tggATTAACAACTTGGAGACAGACCACAGGTACAGCTCGTGGCCTTACAACGTGCAGGAGCTGCTCAGACCGACCTTCCCTGGAGTCATCAGGCAGATCCGCAAGAACTTCCACAATCTG gtgatCATTCTGGACCCAACTCAGGAGAATGCTGCTGAGCTGCTGAGTGTTGCAGAGATGTTTTATGCTAACAACATCCCACTCAG GATAGGTCTGGTGTTTGTGGTGTCAGATGAAGATGACATAGACGGTATGCAGGATGCAGGTGTGGCGCTGGTCCGAGCCTACAACTACATCAGCGACGAGGTGGACAGTCAGAGTGCATTTGAAGCTGTCATCTCG ATGTTCAACCAGGTACCTATCGGTGGACAGTTGAGCGTAGGTGATGTAGTGAAAGTGTTGGAGAAGAGGTTCCCCTATGTGGAGGTCAGCAGCGTCCTGGGAGCCGACTCCAGCTACGACAGCAACAGGAAG GACGGGCGGGCGTACTATGAGCAGACGGGGGTGGGCCCATTGCCTGTGGTCATGTACAACGGCATACCTTACCAGCGTGAACAGCTGGATCCGGATGAACTGGAGACAGTCACCATGCAAAAGATCCTGGAGACCACCTCCTTCTACCAGAGAGCCGTCTACCTG GGTGAGCTGGCTACGGATCACGACGTTGTGGACTTCATCATGAATCAGCCCAATGTTGTTCCTCGCATCAACCCCAGAGTGCTGTCCACCAGCAGAACATACCTGGATCTGTCTGATACCA ACAACCACTTTGTAGATGATTACGCTCGCTTCTCGACTCTTGACACCAAAGAGAAGAGCACCGCTGTGGCCAACAGCATGAACTACATGACTAAGAAAG ATGATGGCTACATCCGTCCTGTGACTTTCTGGGTGGTCGGAGACTTTGACAAGCCCTCGGGACGTCAGCTTCTTTATGATGCCATCAGACACATG AAAACCAGCAACAACGTCCGACTGGGGATGATCAGCAACCCATCAGCCGTTCTGTCCACTGAGACGAGCCGCGTGGCCAGAGCAATCTGGGCCGCCATGCAGACGCAATCTGCCAACAACGCCAAGAACTTCATAACCAAGATGGCTAAAGAAGAGACTGCCGCGGCCCTGGAGAAGGGAGTCGACATTGGAGAGTTTGCTGTTGGG GGTATGGATGTGTCATTATTTAAGGATGCGTATGAGAGTCCCAAATTTGACTTCCTGCTCTCACATGCTGCCTACTGTCGAGATGTTCTCAAACTGAAGAAAGGACAGAAAGCAGTTATCAGCAATGGAAGA ATCATAGGTCCACTGGATGAAGAGGAGGTGTTTAACCAGGATGACTTCTTACTTTTGGAGAGCATCATCCTGAAAACGTCTGGAGAGCGAATCAAAAGCAAAGTCCAGCAGTTTGGAATTGAGGACGACAG GGCCAGCGACCTTGTGATGAAGGTGGAcgctctgctctcctctcagcCCAAAGGAGAGGCTCGGGTAGAATATGACTTTGCCGATGACCGCTACAG TGCTGTGAAGATCCGCCCTAAGGAGGGAGACGTGTACTTTGATGTTGTTGCCGTGGTGGATCCTGTAACCAGGGACGCACAGAAACTAGCTCCTCTCCTAGTG GTTCTGAAGCAGCTCGTAAACGTCAACTTACGGGTCTTCATGAACTGCCAATCCAAACTGTCAGAAATGCCTCTCAAGAG TTTTTACCGCCATGTGTTGGAGCCAGAGGTGGTGTTTCAGGCTGATGGTAGTTTCTCGCCCGGCCCCATGGCCAAGTTCCTGGACATGCCTCAGTCTCCCCTCTTCACCCTGAACCTCAACACTCCAGAGAGCTGGATGGTGGAGTCTGTGCACACCCGGTACGACCTGGACAACATCTACCTGCAGGAG GTGGAGAATATTGTAGCAGCAGAGTACGAGTTGGAGCATCTTTTGTTGGAAGGCCATTGTTTTGACGTCAGTTCAGGCCAGCCGCCACGCGGCCTCCAGTTCACCCTGGGAACCACCTCCGAGCCGGTCATTGTGGATACAATCGTCATGGCAAACCTG GGTTACTTTCAGCTGAAGGCAAACCCAGGCGCCTGGATCCTGAAGATGAGGAAAGGACGCTCTGATGAAATCTACAAGATCTACAG CCATGATGGCACTGACTCTCCACCTGACTCCGATGACATTGTAGTCGTGCTGAACAACTTCAAGAGCAGGATCATTAAAGTCAAG GTCCAGAAGAAACCAGACAAGTTCAACGAGGAGCTGCTGAGTGACGTGGCCGAGGAAAATGACGCTGGCTTCTGGAAATCTCTGACCAG aGGGTTCACAGGTGGAGGAAAGACGGAGGAACTAAAGCAGGAGAAGGACGACGTGATCAACATCTTCTCTGTGGCCTCGGGGCATCTGTATGAGAGGTTCCTCAG GATTATGATGCTGTCAGTTCTGAAGAACACCAAAACTCCCGTCAAGTTCTGGTTCCTCAAGAACTACTTGTCCCCGACTTTCAAG GAGTTCATCCCCCACATGGCAAAGCAATATGGTTTCCAGTACGAGCTGGTCCAGTATAAGTGGCCACGCTGGTTACACCAGCAAACCGAGAAGCAGAGGATCATCTGGGGCTACAAGATCCTGTTCCTGGACGTGCTGTTTCCTCTCGCTGTCGACaagatcctgtttgtggacGCTGACCAG ATTGTGCGAACTGACCTGAAGGACCTGCGTGACTTTGACCTAGAGGGGGCTCCGTACGGTTACACTCCGTTTTGCGAGAGCCGGAGGGAGATGGACGGCTACCGCTTCTGGAAGTCCGGCTACTGGGCGAGCCACCTTGCCGGACGCAAATACCACATCAG TGCCCTGTATGTGGTCGACCTGAAGAAGTTCAGGAAAATAGCTGCAGGAGATCGACTCAGAGGACAGTACCAGGGGCTCAGCCAAGACCCCAACAGCCTTTCAAACCTCGACCAG gatCTGCCCAACAACATGATCCACCAGGTTCCCATCAAGTCTCTGCCTCAGGAATGGCTGTGGTGTGAAACGTGGTGTGATGACAGCACCAAAAAGAGCGCCAAGACAATAGACCTG TGTAACAACCCCATGACCAAGGAGCCCAAGCTGCAGGCTGCGGTGAGGATCGTGGCCGAGTGGACCGATTATGACCAGGAGATTAAACGTATGCAGACCAGAGTCCAGGAGAGGCTGAACCACACAACAAAGCAGCAAAGCACAG aTGCTCACACAGAGTTGTGA
- the uggt1 gene encoding UDP-glucose:glycoprotein glucosyltransferase 1 isoform X1 — MNAGSYEAGFGVGLRMWLLWVLLLSVLSAVSEGADSKAVTTTLTTKWADTPLLLEASEFLAEESQEKFWDFVEANQNIEGAHDDTDQAYYDLIVKKASALLSSVQVNMLKFALSLRAYSATVHSFQQIASNEPPPSGCSAFFNVHGEKTCDAESLAELLKTAPERPKPYLFKGDHKYSGSNPDAPVVILYAEFGKPDFQRLHQIISSKVNEGLATYVLRHYISNPSGKKVYLSGYGVELAIKSQEYKAKDDTQVQEAEVNATVIGENDPVDEVQGFLFGKLKAVYPELKEQLKELRKHLVESTNEMAPLKVWQMQDLSFQTAARILAAPAVDALNVMKDLSQNFPNKARSITRTVVNSEIRKEIGENQKFFKGTLGLQPGDSALFINGLHIDLDTQDIFSVFEVLRSEARVMEGLRSLHIETPYIHDILKLNVQPSDSDYAVDIRNPAISWINNLETDHRYSSWPYNVQELLRPTFPGVIRQIRKNFHNLVIILDPTQENAAELLSVAEMFYANNIPLRIGLVFVVSDEDDIDGMQDAGVALVRAYNYISDEVDSQSAFEAVISMFNQVPIGGQLSVGDVVKVLEKRFPYVEVSSVLGADSSYDSNRKDGRAYYEQTGVGPLPVVMYNGIPYQREQLDPDELETVTMQKILETTSFYQRAVYLGELATDHDVVDFIMNQPNVVPRINPRVLSTSRTYLDLSDTNNHFVDDYARFSTLDTKEKSTAVANSMNYMTKKGMTTTNRHDDGYIRPVTFWVVGDFDKPSGRQLLYDAIRHMKTSNNVRLGMISNPSAVLSTETSRVARAIWAAMQTQSANNAKNFITKMAKEETAAALEKGVDIGEFAVGGMDVSLFKDAYESPKFDFLLSHAAYCRDVLKLKKGQKAVISNGRIIGPLDEEEVFNQDDFLLLESIILKTSGERIKSKVQQFGIEDDRASDLVMKVDALLSSQPKGEARVEYDFADDRYSAVKIRPKEGDVYFDVVAVVDPVTRDAQKLAPLLVVLKQLVNVNLRVFMNCQSKLSEMPLKSFYRHVLEPEVVFQADGSFSPGPMAKFLDMPQSPLFTLNLNTPESWMVESVHTRYDLDNIYLQEVENIVAAEYELEHLLLEGHCFDVSSGQPPRGLQFTLGTTSEPVIVDTIVMANLGYFQLKANPGAWILKMRKGRSDEIYKIYSHDGTDSPPDSDDIVVVLNNFKSRIIKVKVQKKPDKFNEELLSDVAEENDAGFWKSLTRGFTGGGKTEELKQEKDDVINIFSVASGHLYERFLRIMMLSVLKNTKTPVKFWFLKNYLSPTFKEFIPHMAKQYGFQYELVQYKWPRWLHQQTEKQRIIWGYKILFLDVLFPLAVDKILFVDADQIVRTDLKDLRDFDLEGAPYGYTPFCESRREMDGYRFWKSGYWASHLAGRKYHISALYVVDLKKFRKIAAGDRLRGQYQGLSQDPNSLSNLDQDLPNNMIHQVPIKSLPQEWLWCETWCDDSTKKSAKTIDLCNNPMTKEPKLQAAVRIVAEWTDYDQEIKRMQTRVQERLNHTTKQQSTDAHTEL, encoded by the exons ATGAATGCAGGAAGCTACGAAGCCGGCTTCG GTGTAGGCTTGAGGATGTGGCTTCTGTGGGTCCTGCTGCTGTCGGTGCTCTCTGCAGTGTCTGAGGGTGCAGACTCCAAGGCTGTCACCACCACCCTCACAACCAAATGGGCAGATACTcctctgctgctggaggccag tgAGTTCTTGGCAGAGGAGAGCCAGGAGAAGTTCTGGGACTTTGTGGAGGCCAATCAGAACATAGAAGGAGCGCATGATG ACACAGATCAGGCCTACTATGACCTGATTGTGAAGAAAGCCAGTGCCTTGCTCAGCTCCGTCCAGGTGAACATGCTTAAGTTCGCCCTCTCCCTGAGAGCCTACTCTGCCACAGTACACTCCTTCCAGCAG atAGCGTCCAATGAGCCTCCTCCATCTGGCTGCTCAGCATTTTTCAACGTCCATGGAGAAAAGACGTGTGATGCAGAAAGTTTAGCAGAATTGCTGAAAACAGCCCCTGAGAG gCCGAAGCCATACCTCTTCAAAGGTGATCACAAATACTCAGGATCAAATCCAGATGCTCCTGTTGTCATTCTGTATGCCGAGTTTGGGAAACCAGATTTCCAGAGGCTTCACCAAATCATATCATCCAAAGTCAATGAAGGCCTGGCGACTTATGTGCTCCGTCATTACATATCT AATCCAAGTGGAAAGAAAGTCTATCTGTCTGGGTATGGAGTGGAGCTGGCCATCAAAAGCCAGGAGTACAAGGCAAAGGACGACACACAAGTCCAag AGGCGGAGGTGAATGCTACAGTGATCGGAGAGAATGATCCAGTGGACGAGGTCCAGGGATTCCTTTTTGGCAAACTGAA GGCCGTCTACCCAGAGCTGAAAGAACAGTTAAAGGAGTTGAGGAAACATTTAGTAGAAAGCACCAATGAAATGGCACCTCTGAAAGTCTGGCAAATGCAAG ATCTGAGTTTCCAGACAGCAGCCCGCATTCTTGCTGCTCCCGCTGTTGATGCCCTCAACGTCATGAAAGACCTCAGTCAGAACTTCCCTAACAAAGCCAG GTCCATCACAAGAACAGTGGTCAACTCTGAGATCCGCAAGGAGATTGGCGAGAACCAAAAG TTTTTCAAAGGAACTCTGGGCCTGCAGCCTGGGGATTCAGCCCTGTTCATCAACGGGCTGCATATAGATCTGGACACACAAGACATTTTCAG TGTGTTTGAGGTGCTGCGCAGTGAGGCGAGGGTGATGGAGGGACTGCGCTCCCTACATATCGAGACGCCCTACATCCACGACATCCTGAAGCTCAACGTCCAGCCATCTGACTCAGACTACGCTGTTGACATCCGCAACCCCGCCATCAGT tggATTAACAACTTGGAGACAGACCACAGGTACAGCTCGTGGCCTTACAACGTGCAGGAGCTGCTCAGACCGACCTTCCCTGGAGTCATCAGGCAGATCCGCAAGAACTTCCACAATCTG gtgatCATTCTGGACCCAACTCAGGAGAATGCTGCTGAGCTGCTGAGTGTTGCAGAGATGTTTTATGCTAACAACATCCCACTCAG GATAGGTCTGGTGTTTGTGGTGTCAGATGAAGATGACATAGACGGTATGCAGGATGCAGGTGTGGCGCTGGTCCGAGCCTACAACTACATCAGCGACGAGGTGGACAGTCAGAGTGCATTTGAAGCTGTCATCTCG ATGTTCAACCAGGTACCTATCGGTGGACAGTTGAGCGTAGGTGATGTAGTGAAAGTGTTGGAGAAGAGGTTCCCCTATGTGGAGGTCAGCAGCGTCCTGGGAGCCGACTCCAGCTACGACAGCAACAGGAAG GACGGGCGGGCGTACTATGAGCAGACGGGGGTGGGCCCATTGCCTGTGGTCATGTACAACGGCATACCTTACCAGCGTGAACAGCTGGATCCGGATGAACTGGAGACAGTCACCATGCAAAAGATCCTGGAGACCACCTCCTTCTACCAGAGAGCCGTCTACCTG GGTGAGCTGGCTACGGATCACGACGTTGTGGACTTCATCATGAATCAGCCCAATGTTGTTCCTCGCATCAACCCCAGAGTGCTGTCCACCAGCAGAACATACCTGGATCTGTCTGATACCA ACAACCACTTTGTAGATGATTACGCTCGCTTCTCGACTCTTGACACCAAAGAGAAGAGCACCGCTGTGGCCAACAGCATGAACTACATGACTAAGAAAG GGATGACCACCACCAACAGGCATG ATGATGGCTACATCCGTCCTGTGACTTTCTGGGTGGTCGGAGACTTTGACAAGCCCTCGGGACGTCAGCTTCTTTATGATGCCATCAGACACATG AAAACCAGCAACAACGTCCGACTGGGGATGATCAGCAACCCATCAGCCGTTCTGTCCACTGAGACGAGCCGCGTGGCCAGAGCAATCTGGGCCGCCATGCAGACGCAATCTGCCAACAACGCCAAGAACTTCATAACCAAGATGGCTAAAGAAGAGACTGCCGCGGCCCTGGAGAAGGGAGTCGACATTGGAGAGTTTGCTGTTGGG GGTATGGATGTGTCATTATTTAAGGATGCGTATGAGAGTCCCAAATTTGACTTCCTGCTCTCACATGCTGCCTACTGTCGAGATGTTCTCAAACTGAAGAAAGGACAGAAAGCAGTTATCAGCAATGGAAGA ATCATAGGTCCACTGGATGAAGAGGAGGTGTTTAACCAGGATGACTTCTTACTTTTGGAGAGCATCATCCTGAAAACGTCTGGAGAGCGAATCAAAAGCAAAGTCCAGCAGTTTGGAATTGAGGACGACAG GGCCAGCGACCTTGTGATGAAGGTGGAcgctctgctctcctctcagcCCAAAGGAGAGGCTCGGGTAGAATATGACTTTGCCGATGACCGCTACAG TGCTGTGAAGATCCGCCCTAAGGAGGGAGACGTGTACTTTGATGTTGTTGCCGTGGTGGATCCTGTAACCAGGGACGCACAGAAACTAGCTCCTCTCCTAGTG GTTCTGAAGCAGCTCGTAAACGTCAACTTACGGGTCTTCATGAACTGCCAATCCAAACTGTCAGAAATGCCTCTCAAGAG TTTTTACCGCCATGTGTTGGAGCCAGAGGTGGTGTTTCAGGCTGATGGTAGTTTCTCGCCCGGCCCCATGGCCAAGTTCCTGGACATGCCTCAGTCTCCCCTCTTCACCCTGAACCTCAACACTCCAGAGAGCTGGATGGTGGAGTCTGTGCACACCCGGTACGACCTGGACAACATCTACCTGCAGGAG GTGGAGAATATTGTAGCAGCAGAGTACGAGTTGGAGCATCTTTTGTTGGAAGGCCATTGTTTTGACGTCAGTTCAGGCCAGCCGCCACGCGGCCTCCAGTTCACCCTGGGAACCACCTCCGAGCCGGTCATTGTGGATACAATCGTCATGGCAAACCTG GGTTACTTTCAGCTGAAGGCAAACCCAGGCGCCTGGATCCTGAAGATGAGGAAAGGACGCTCTGATGAAATCTACAAGATCTACAG CCATGATGGCACTGACTCTCCACCTGACTCCGATGACATTGTAGTCGTGCTGAACAACTTCAAGAGCAGGATCATTAAAGTCAAG GTCCAGAAGAAACCAGACAAGTTCAACGAGGAGCTGCTGAGTGACGTGGCCGAGGAAAATGACGCTGGCTTCTGGAAATCTCTGACCAG aGGGTTCACAGGTGGAGGAAAGACGGAGGAACTAAAGCAGGAGAAGGACGACGTGATCAACATCTTCTCTGTGGCCTCGGGGCATCTGTATGAGAGGTTCCTCAG GATTATGATGCTGTCAGTTCTGAAGAACACCAAAACTCCCGTCAAGTTCTGGTTCCTCAAGAACTACTTGTCCCCGACTTTCAAG GAGTTCATCCCCCACATGGCAAAGCAATATGGTTTCCAGTACGAGCTGGTCCAGTATAAGTGGCCACGCTGGTTACACCAGCAAACCGAGAAGCAGAGGATCATCTGGGGCTACAAGATCCTGTTCCTGGACGTGCTGTTTCCTCTCGCTGTCGACaagatcctgtttgtggacGCTGACCAG ATTGTGCGAACTGACCTGAAGGACCTGCGTGACTTTGACCTAGAGGGGGCTCCGTACGGTTACACTCCGTTTTGCGAGAGCCGGAGGGAGATGGACGGCTACCGCTTCTGGAAGTCCGGCTACTGGGCGAGCCACCTTGCCGGACGCAAATACCACATCAG TGCCCTGTATGTGGTCGACCTGAAGAAGTTCAGGAAAATAGCTGCAGGAGATCGACTCAGAGGACAGTACCAGGGGCTCAGCCAAGACCCCAACAGCCTTTCAAACCTCGACCAG gatCTGCCCAACAACATGATCCACCAGGTTCCCATCAAGTCTCTGCCTCAGGAATGGCTGTGGTGTGAAACGTGGTGTGATGACAGCACCAAAAAGAGCGCCAAGACAATAGACCTG TGTAACAACCCCATGACCAAGGAGCCCAAGCTGCAGGCTGCGGTGAGGATCGTGGCCGAGTGGACCGATTATGACCAGGAGATTAAACGTATGCAGACCAGAGTCCAGGAGAGGCTGAACCACACAACAAAGCAGCAAAGCACAG aTGCTCACACAGAGTTGTGA